The genomic stretch GCTGTAAGTGCCATTATATATAAACTCCTTTTCATTAACTTCATTTTGAAAATGCCTGTCAAATAGACATTTTTTCACTAACGTATATTATAAAGGTTTTTCAAACAAAAAGCCACCCACCAAAAAACGAAAACCCTTTAATCAGTAAAGGATTTTCGTTTTAATTACTTCATCTCTTTCCAAATAGCAATCATCTCATAAGCTACATCGCGTAATGTATAAGTTGTCATAAATTGATCTTCCGCGTGCATGAAGAGGATAGAAATTTGTACGTCTCCGCCATCTGCCTCTTTTTGAATTAGTTGCACATGATTTTTATGACCTTCGCTAAGAAATTCATTAGCCTCGTCAATTTTTTTATATGCTTCTGTGAATTTTCTTTGTCTTCCGAATTTCATCGCCTCAATAATGCAACTTCTTGCGGCGCCAACAGAACTAATTATTTGAAATGATGCGAGTTCCATTCCTTCCATTTTCGCTAGCCTCCTATGATTGAAACTCGCCCTGTTAATTTAGTATCAGAACTTCCACCAACGAAAATTTCTATACCACCGGGCTCCACCTCATATTTATTGTTAATTGACCATATTTCAAAACTTGA from Listeria monocytogenes ATCC 19117 encodes the following:
- a CDS encoding PTS lactose/cellobiose transporter subunit IIA; translation: MEGMELASFQIISSVGAARSCIIEAMKFGRQRKFTEAYKKIDEANEFLSEGHKNHVQLIQKEADGGDVQISILFMHAEDQFMTTYTLRDVAYEMIAIWKEMK